The DNA region TCCACGTAAAAAAGCAGATCAATTTCATCTTCGCCTTCGATCTGTCCGTACACGCACGAATGTCACTAGTAAATTATTTGGACAGCCAAGACATCGGTACACTAATTTTAACCTTATCTCATTCAAATACAcagactttaattttatttatttgagtacaccttttttttttctttttcaaaactaCCGGTCAGACACTGTAGAATCACATGATAAAAGCTTACCTGATTagagtaataatattttatttttaccagtaatttatttattattatatatagttCTCAAATTTGATGCAGATGGCTTGCCATTTATCTGAACAGAGAATCAAGTTTagtataaccttttttttttgccatcgagaaaaaatataactgcatattaaaaaattaatacatgtatttaataaaacagactaaaaattatgtattaataaataataataaatctattGATTCCAATTAAAAGTTAAGTTGAAAAGTTGGGATAAAGATGTGTACAAGGATATCTAATCTCATGTTGTGGggagcttttttgtttttaattcaatcataCAAAGGAAGATTATTTtttgctataaaataaataatttaaactccACCGAGAAAATTCTAGTATaattccttctctttttattaatatatcttgtcaacagtttattttttttgtcacgggttcttaaattgataaaaaaaaaaaatatgaaaagaatacaagtaaaaaatagatatttttttctcattcaatatcactaagaaaattaaatttagatttgaaattattaaattataattatccacaaaaaattgataatatcatcataaaaaaaattattaatcttataaaaaacaacaatattatttttttttattacgaaCACGATTTGATAgtaaaaagggagaaaaaattaaaataattttttgttaaaaatctaAGCTATTTGAAACAAGTAGGAAACATGTATTTttcaaatctaaatttaattttcctaTTAATGTATCTCTTGACTATTTaactgaaataatatttttttaaccataattactatttgtttttaaaaaataaattttgtcaaTGCAAGTTAAAAGAACATGTATCAAGATAATGTGACcctgtttattattattattattttaattttgtcgGTGCAAGTTATGGACAGTGAAGCCTTACTCTTTTTCCTCCTACCGCAATCTTTGTtaacatcttttattttaaattaaattaatttttatttaatataatattacctTGAAggaaattcttgaaaaaaaaaaaaagttccacgctaaaaaataaaaaaaaatacaagaagtttttttacaaaatgCACTTACTATCTAGGACATCCAAACAATTGGTGTCTCAGagcaagaaattataataaaataaaattcatatagtTGACCGAGAAAAGGGTGAAAAATGGCATCCGAACGTTGTAATTAACCCAGTCATTAGTATCCAATAATCGCAATAAAGCAAAATTCCTTGAAAAAAGATCGGAGAGCCGTTTACAAAGAGAGACTTTTTACAGAGAAAAACAAGGAgaatcaaagttaaaaaaaaaaaaagaggcccAATCCCATACGTTTACACTGTAAGTAGCGGATCCTCAGCAACAAATCACGTGGACCACTGATTTAAAGTTCAGACAATTTTAGGATGCAGCAACTGACGTTTTCTTATTCAATTGGTTGAAACTATCCCCATCTATACGCGCGGCACCACCGAGACAATACCAGTCTAACCCATACTACTCCCCTAGGGAAAAATCAAGAATACAACCAACAGGTTTGGCTCAGTGGTCGTTGGGCAGCTCTtcttcctttgaatttcagttCGAGTGTTAGTAGGAGTGGGGCTAGAAAGTTTGTTCCCTTCCTGTTTTTATTGGGTCCTTTCTGTATGGTATGTATGTCACCCTCGCGGTATTTTACTTGTTCACTGGACTTGCAAGATGTTCAGTGGACTGTAGGATTAATCATGATACGTGCAAGCTGGCGtaccatgttaataaaaaaaaaatcaagaatacaAGATATATACTTACCTTAATATATTCAACTTTCCAAACATCTACGCATGACGCGACTAAACCAATGAAAACCATCCACCTGGATAGGCCACCACAGACAAAGCGAGTAGgcagaaaaacaaaatactcgagaagctaaatatataaaaatatctgcAAAAGATGTCACGTGCTACTTCCATGCTTGTCTCGTTCTCTTGCTACTCACAAGCCTCCATAAAACCCTGTTCCCACTTCAACAAGAAGAAAGTCGAAACTCCCTCTCAACCACCCAACAATGGCTTCTACGGTTTCGTTCTGGTCTTGTATATTCCTCCTCTCTCTAATTGTAGTGCTCTCTGCTGGAGAGGATGAATCAAAGGAGTACGTGCTGACTCTAGATCACTCCAATTTCAATGAGACAGTTAGCAAACACGATTTCATCGTCGTCGAATTCTACGCTCCTTGGTACACACTACAATTCAATTCTGTCTGCCCTTTTCTCTTGGttctttcactattttttttttaaaatatggttAATCGTGTTTGTTCTCATGGATCTCGTTTTTTTATGCTCTATTATGTGATTCTTGATCTAATGTTAGATCTAGTAAtttgttggttttattttttaaattacggTTTTCGCAATGGGATTGAAGTTAGATCTTGTAACTGCAACTGCATGGAGTGAATTTTTCGTCTTGTACAAGTTTTGATGATGaagtaatcaatttttttttatatatatttttaatctattgatgtattttatatcaaattttgaaaaatctttttggAATTGATTTTGGGTTAGagttttaaaatcttttgtGTTATACTAACAGGTGTGGCCACTGTAAGAAGCTAGCTCCAGAGGTAAACAacttttctttctaattatCTGATTGCCTTGATTAAGATTGGGATTATGGTTATATGATTGGGATTATGGTTATATGATTGGGATTATTGTTATACTCTTTTGCAGTATGAGAAAGCTGCTTCTATACTGAGCAGCAATGATCCTCAAGTTGTTCTTGCCAAAGTTGATGCGAATGAGGATGCTAACAAAGAGATCGCTAGTCAATATGACGTCAAGGGATTCCCCACCATTGTAATTTTGAGAAAGGGAGGGAAATCTGTTCAAGAATACAAAGGCCCTCGTGAGGCAGATGGAATTGTTGAGTATCTGAAGAAACAAAGTGGTCCTGCTTCTGCTGAATTAAAATCAGCTGATGATGCTACTGGTTTCATTGGTGACAAGAAAGTAGTAATTGTAAGTTCATCTTTTGATgccttttacttctttttttatcggTGACTGAATTTTGCATTTGAACagtttttattatggttttgcAGGTTGGGGTTTTCCCAAAGTTTTCTGGGGAGGAGTTTGAGAACTTTTTGGCTGTAGCAGAGAAATTGCGTTCTGACTATGAATTCGGCCATACTTTGGATGCTAAGTACCTTCCACGCGGGGAATCATCAGTTTCTGGACCCCTAGTTAGATTGTTCAAGCCATTTGATGAACTCTTTGTTGATTCTAAGGTATTGCTTTATTTACAGTGGGTTTGATGTAAAATTTTCTATCCTTTTCCAGGTCTTCAACAATCTTGTGAATCACTGGTTTCTTCTAACAAAGCCACATGCTTGCAGGACTTCAATGTGGATGCTTTTGAGAAGTTTGTTGAAGAGTCCAGCATTCCCATTGTGACTCTCTTCAATAAAGACCCAAGCAATCACCCTTTTGTTGTCAAATATTTTGACAGCCCCCTTGCCAAggtataaaaacatgaactcttaGTGTTGGCATGTGTTGATAATTTACAAAGTGCATGcttaaaaattactaaattatgcaatacttTAAACATTGATACTTTTAGGATGACTGGGTTTGGTAGTCCCCTTCCACTACATTCCATTGGTAGCTTGAATCATTATGTTTAATTCctgattttcctttttctgcGTAGAAcattaatttgcaagaaaaaaaaaacttttctaagAAGGTTCCAAATCATTTTTGTTCATTTCTTCAAAACGTGCTTAATTCCAGATTTTTCTCTGCATCCCTTCATGAAATTACAGTGTGTCATGCCATGTCCAACAGATACAATAAGgtcctttcctttttattccTTGCATTAATATTTCACTTAAAACtcctttttgaaaaatattggtgGGTTCATCATATGAATTGTTGGTGACTTTCATTCATGTCTTCTTTTATACTATATATTATGGATCTTCTAAGAACCTGATTGACAATTGCAGGCCATGTTGTTTATGAACTTCAGCAGTGAAAATGGCGATTCCATTAGAACTAAGTATCAAGAAGTTGCTGGGCAACACAAAGGAGATGGATTAGTCTTTTTGCTGGGAGATGTTGAGGCTAGTCAAGGTGCCCTGCAGGTTAGAAAGGCTTCTCTTACATGGTACActtgtgctatttttttactCGAAATGTTTTTAATCTTTGAAAGATTTGCATGGATGAACAGTATTTTGGACTCAAAGAGGACCAAGTGCCTCTTATCGTCATACAGACTACTGATGGACAGAAATACTTGAAGGCAAACTTGGTGTCTGATGAAATTGCTCCTTGGTTGAAGGAATACAAGGTGATGTTGGTGTTTTAATATTCATAATGAAATGTTTCAGTAAGATTTGCTCTGTTTCGAGTTTCTTGATGATGGTACTTAATTTTCCGTCGAAGGGCAATAGGCC from Populus alba chromosome 14, ASM523922v2, whole genome shotgun sequence includes:
- the LOC118056597 gene encoding protein disulfide-isomerase; amino-acid sequence: MASTVSFWSCIFLLSLIVVLSAGEDESKEYVLTLDHSNFNETVSKHDFIVVEFYAPWCGHCKKLAPEYEKAASILSSNDPQVVLAKVDANEDANKEIASQYDVKGFPTIVILRKGGKSVQEYKGPREADGIVEYLKKQSGPASAELKSADDATGFIGDKKVVIVGVFPKFSGEEFENFLAVAEKLRSDYEFGHTLDAKYLPRGESSVSGPLVRLFKPFDELFVDSKDFNVDAFEKFVEESSIPIVTLFNKDPSNHPFVVKYFDSPLAKAMLFMNFSSENGDSIRTKYQEVAGQHKGDGLVFLLGDVEASQGALQYFGLKEDQVPLIVIQTTDGQKYLKANLVSDEIAPWLKEYKEGKVPPFKKSEPIPEANDEPVKVVVADSLDELVTKSEKNVFLEFYAPWCGHCQKLAPILEEVAISYQSDADVVIAKLDATANDIPSDTYDVKGFPTIYFRSATGKLVQYDGGRTKQDIIDFIEKNRDKIGQQEPAKEQEPAKEQEPAKDEL